A stretch of the Panicum virgatum strain AP13 chromosome 9N, P.virgatum_v5, whole genome shotgun sequence genome encodes the following:
- the LOC120691685 gene encoding cold shock domain-containing protein 3-like encodes MSVVDVDDDDEGFLQALDAAEAAALDSSKRRRLSTTSSPTPATPPAASEGSYLSALKGSHSSVWQQQQQALTYAHKRPDGSKTLAAGTGGTQVASGSCFKCGDPGHWARECPQWVPTTGGGGVIGCGAGGGYVNAGGEVEEKACPCGAGSCLVLTSNTPRNPGRKFYKCPIRDNGGCNFFEWCDAPSPGPANARSNPVFQSETSATDMLCPCGAGACLVLTTKTGKNVGRQFYRCPANQGGGSCGFFKWCDDQQPRVGAPLQASPQYQTDAMSCIQNSSKGSSSSCFKCGQENHWARDCPNQSSDPYPDRGGRTLTSASSPDGCFKCGKTGHWSRDCPTSNSGGGTGASRAKSSSALGLWNSQRY; translated from the exons ATGTCGGTGGTCGAcgtggacgacgacgacgagggctTCCTCCAAGCCCTcgacgcggcggaggccgccgcgctTGACTCctccaagcgccgccgcctctccaccACCTCCTCACCGACGCCCGCCACTCCCCCCGCCGCCTCTGAGGGGTCCTACCTGTCTGCGCTCAAGGGAAGCCACAGCTCGgtctggcagcagcagcagcaagcgctGACCTACGCGCACAAGCGGCCCGACGGctccaaaaccctagccgcggGTACCGGGGGGACCCAGGTAGCGAGCGGATCGTGCTTCAAGTGCGGAGACcccggccactgggccagggaATGTCCCCAATGGGTTCCGACTACTGGGGGAGGGGGTGTAATCGGCTGTGGCGCCGGCGGAGGGTATGTGAATGCGGGTGGGGAGGTGGAGGAGAAGGCGTGCCCCTGCGGCGCCGGGAGCTGCCTCGTGCTTACTTCCAACACGCCCAGGAACCCCGGGCGGAAGTTCTACAAGTGCCCAATACGG GACAATGGGGGTTGCAACTTCTTTGAGTGGTGTGATGCTCCATCTCCCGGCCCTGCAAATGCTCGAAGTAATCCTGTTTTTCAGTCAGAGACATCAGCAACAGATATGCTTTGCCCATGTGGTGCTGGAGCTTGCTTAGTTCTGACCACGAAGACAGGGAAAAATGTTGGGAGGCAGTTCTATCGCTGCCCAGCAAATCAG GGTGGCGGCTCTTGTGGCTTTTTCAAGTGGTGTGACGATCAACAGCCCAGGGTAGGTGCACCACTGCAAGCTTCACCGCAGTACCAAACTGATGCTATGTCATGCATCCAAAACTCTAGCAAGGGGAGCTCCTCATCCTGCTTCAAGTGCGGACAGGAGAACCACTGGGCGAGAGACTGCCCGAATCAATCATCGGATCCTTATCCTGACAGGGGTGGGAGAACACTTACTTCGGCGAGCTCGCCTGATGGGTGCTTCAAGTGTGGTAAGACTGGTCACTGGTCCCGTGATTGCCCAACCTCGAATAGTGGTGGTGGTACCGGTGCCAGCCGTGCCAAGTCGTCTTCTGCTTTGGGCTTGTGGAATAGTCAGAGATACTGA